The genomic window GTCTAAGGAGCGTGCCATGCGTAGGCGCAGACTCAGACGTTTGTGGATGGGCCTGCGCGAACTTCGCAATCGAAAAGCCCTCACGCGCGATGACCTGCTCATGCATATTGGCGCGTTAAAGAAAGAAGCCGGACGAGACTACAGACTGGTCACGATCTCCATTCCCAAACCGCAGGAACCGGTCAATGAGAATACGTTCCGGTTCAGTTTGGATCGGGAACGCCTGAGGCAGGCGTATCGGCGCGAGGGGCGTTATTTGCTTCGTTCCAACATGCAGGCCACCGCGCCAGAAACCGTCTGGGAAAATTATTTGCTGTTGACACGGATAGAACAGGCATTTAAGGACTTGAAGGGGTCTCTTTCCGTCCGCCCCCTATGGCATCAATTGGAACGGAGAATTGAAGCCCATATCTTTGTTTCCTTTTTGGCTTTTTGTCTCCACACGACACTGCGCAATCTTGCGCGGGGGAGGGCCGGAGGGCTGACGTCTGAAGCGATTTTGGAAAAACTGTCGGGCATTCAAATGATAGACGTTCATTTACCGACCACGGATGGCCGTCATATTGTCATGAGCCGTTATACCCAGCCGGAGAAGGACGTTTTACTCCTTTTGGCGCAGTTGGGATTAACGCTTCCTGAACAACCGCCGCCCAAGGTTTACGCATCCGGACAGGTCGGCCTGTAGTGCCGACCTTTTTACATGACCCCTTGATTTTCCTGGCTTAGCGGGTTGTATACCCCTCGAATTGCGAAAGTCGGGTTAGCCTGTGCAGGCCAAAACCACCGCGGCTATCAGGTTGAAATTCCTCAACGGTAAAATGAGATGCCGCTCTGTGTGAAAGAGCCGGATGGATACTTCATTTCAGGGGTTCGATAATCTCTACCCCTCGTGGCACTTCAAAGATGAACAGCTTGTCAGACATGCCTTTGTTAAGCTTGATATTTTTCAGTTCAATACGATTGACCACCTCGCCCGCACTTTCGTAGAGTTCTATCCTGACTGGCAGCCAGAACCCTTCCTCTACCCATAATCGGATATCGGAATATTGAGACTTCTTGTCTTTTGGCAGGAGATCCAGGATATAGAAGCGCTTCTTGCCCTCATCCATTGTTTCAAACAGGGTGATAGTATAATCTTTTTTTACTGAATGCACCGATTCTCCGTAACCAAATTCAAAAAAACTCAAACCTTGAGAGGTTTGTTTGTCTCTGTCCATGTCATACTTTTCGACTTGCTTTTCTGCCGGATGATACACCCACACATGCTTCCCATCCACAACGTTTATCTCATTGCGAGGTGGGTAAAATTTCAGGTACAGCCTCTTGGGTTTTTTATAACTCATCTGGCCCTGGAAGACCTCGGTAGATTCAAGCAGGGTAATGGTGCGGGTAAAGGTCATGTCAGCCTTCAGGGTCTTGAAGGCATTGTTTGCCTTTTCGATCTCGGCAAGGACCTCGTCGAGGTTTTTCCCTGGAGTAACCTCTTTTGGCAAGCCACTTCTCTGGAAAAAGAAGACGCACGAGATTAAGACTATAAGTAAAATAAACCTGTTTTTATACACTGACTCCTCCATTCAAGCCTGTGCTCATTTTCTCAAAATGGGTGATGATATCGATGATTTCCCGGATACTCTCTATTTCGAAATCGGGAACCACTTCGGTTTCTATATACTCTTTATACCGGAGCAGTACCGTCTTGGTTCCTGCCGCCTTGCCGCATAGAATATCATACTTGTAGTCACCCACCATTAAGAGGTGATCGGTATGAATATTCATCTTTTTGCTCAGCAAAAAAATGGGGTCAGGGGCCGGCTTTGGTTTGGTGTCTTCCCGGCTCACGATAAATTCAAAATGAAGACAATGTTTCTGGAGAACGGTTTCCACTGACTTGCGGGAGTTGCGGGTTAAAAGGGCCTTTTTCAGTTGTTTCTTTGAAATATATTCCAGCATTTCCACAACGCCTTCATTGAGTTCTGATTCGCTGGCTGCCTGCGCCTCATAACGCTCTAGGATTTCCAGCGCCCTCTTTCGCTCCTCAGGGGTCGATCGTTCCGCATAATCGATAATGAATCCCACTTTGGCGCCGATCTCCCGCTCGATTGCTGCAAAATCGACATTTGGCTTGGTAAGTGTGCCATCCATATCAAAGATAATTCCGCGTAACATATGTGCCTGCTTTACTCCTTTTCAAAGGTTTTCAGGTAATCTGGTGCAATTGATTCTATCAATAATCTCAAGGCATGCAAGGGAATTTACTCGTAGTGAAGGAAATATTGCACATTTCGTAATACATTAGTTTTTTAGCAGGGGGCGAAGCATCTGCCCTATTGGGTAAGAGCGCATGTATGTCGGTTATAGCAAATCCTTCGTCTCTATCCTGGGTGGTAAACATCGCTGTTATCCGGATTTTTCGAAAAACGAAATCGACTTTTGATTTATGGGCGTTCCTGGTATTATCTCCGGCATTTTCCCGTTGATTTTCTCCGGAGATACATCATAATGTTAAGGACAGAAGATCTTTCGGCATGTCCGTTTCATTGGCGTTAAACTTAGCCCGAATGAGTCAGAAGAGACGAATTCGTAGCACAAAATGGTGAATCAGCCCTGTCGGGGCTAATGTGGTCATATTTTTGCTAACCCGACTTTCGCAATTCGAGGGGTATACAACCCGCTAAGCCAGGAAAATCAAGGGGTCATGTAAAAAGGTCGGCACTACAGGCCGACCTGCCCGGATACGTAAACCTTGGGCGGCGGTTGTTCAGGAAGCGTTAATCCCAACTGCGCCAAAAGGAGTAAAACGTCCTTCTCCGGCTGGGTATAACGGCTCATGACAATATGACGGCCATCCGTGGTCGGTAAATGAACGTCTATCATTTGAATGCCCGACAGTTTTTCCAAAATCGCTTCAGACGTCAGCCCTCCGGCCCTCCCCCGCGCAAGATTGCGCAGTGTCGTGTGGAGACAAAAAGCCAAAAAGGAAACAAAGATATGGGCTTCAATTCTCCGTTCCAATTGATGCCATAGGGGGCGGACGGAAAGAGACCCCTTCAAGTCCTTAAATGCCTGTTCTATCCGCGTCAACAGCAAATAATTTTCCCAGACGGTTTCTGGCGCGGCGGCCTGCATGTTGGAACGAAGCAAATAACGCCCCTCGCGCCGATACGCCTGCCTCAGGCGTTCCCGATCCAAACTGAACCGGAACGTATTCTCATTGACCGGTTCCTGCGGTTTGGGAATGGAGATCGTGACCAGTCTGTAGTCTCGTCCGGCTTCTTTCTTTAACGCGCCAATATGCATGAGCAGGTCATCGCGCGTGAGGGCTTTTCGATTGCGAAGTTCGCGCAGGCCCATCCACAAACGTCTGAGTCTGCGCCTACGCATGGCACGCTCCTTAGACACCCGGTCATGGCTTTCCACGTAAACGTAAAACTCCGATTCCTGCCGAAGAACTTTCACGCGGACACTCTCCCTCGCCTGCATCCAGGTTTGTTCGAGCAACGGTTTTTCTACTCGCGTCAAATGTCCCTTCGGAGTCCCAACCAAATAATCAATCCCGCGCTCACGCATCTTTTCCAACATCTCCTCCGTTGGAATACCGCGATCCATAAGCCAGGTG from Candidatus Brocadia sp. includes these protein-coding regions:
- a CDS encoding HAD family hydrolase; translation: MLRGIIFDMDGTLTKPNVDFAAIEREIGAKVGFIIDYAERSTPEERKRALEILERYEAQAASESELNEGVVEMLEYISKKQLKKALLTRNSRKSVETVLQKHCLHFEFIVSREDTKPKPAPDPIFLLSKKMNIHTDHLLMVGDYKYDILCGKAAGTKTVLLRYKEYIETEVVPDFEIESIREIIDIITHFEKMSTGLNGGVSV
- a CDS encoding outer membrane lipoprotein carrier protein LolA, whose translation is MPKEVTPGKNLDEVLAEIEKANNAFKTLKADMTFTRTITLLESTEVFQGQMSYKKPKRLYLKFYPPRNEINVVDGKHVWVYHPAEKQVEKYDMDRDKQTSQGLSFFEFGYGESVHSVKKDYTITLFETMDEGKKRFYILDLLPKDKKSQYSDIRLWVEEGFWLPVRIELYESAGEVVNRIELKNIKLNKGMSDKLFIFEVPRGVEIIEPLK